A single window of Polaribacter sp. SA4-10 DNA harbors:
- the ilvA gene encoding threonine ammonia-lyase IlvA, translated as MQTEQIYFPTLEAVRTASENLKGVAIQTPLSKNFNLSKELEATILFKREDLQVVRSYKIRGAYNKMSSLSDNEKQIGIVCASAGNHAQGVALSCKLLQIKGTIFMPSPTPNQKINQVKMFGEDFIEIVIEGDTFDDAFNAAKLECDAKNKTFIHPFNDEKVIEGQATVGLEILNQTDKKIDYVFVPIGGGGLSSGLSTVFKEISPETKIIGVEPEGAPSMQTSIRNKQNTTLEKIDSFVDGAAVKRVGDLNFAICQQNLDEVITVPEGKICQTILDLYNKDAIVVEPAGALSIAALDLFADKIKGKNVVCVVSGSNNDITRTAEIKERALLFANLKHYFIIKFPQRAGALKEFVAEILGPNDDITHFEYTKKTNRENGAAVVGLELKTSQDLAPLIKRMKARNFFGDYLNDKPDLFQFLV; from the coding sequence ATGCAAACAGAACAAATTTATTTTCCAACTTTAGAAGCGGTAAGAACCGCTTCTGAAAATTTAAAAGGTGTTGCTATACAAACCCCTCTAAGCAAGAATTTTAATTTATCAAAAGAATTGGAAGCAACTATTTTGTTTAAAAGAGAAGATTTACAAGTTGTTCGCTCTTATAAAATTAGGGGTGCATATAATAAAATGTCTTCTTTAAGCGATAATGAAAAACAAATAGGAATTGTTTGTGCAAGCGCAGGAAATCATGCGCAAGGAGTTGCTTTATCTTGTAAGCTATTGCAAATTAAAGGAACAATTTTTATGCCTTCTCCAACACCAAATCAAAAAATTAATCAGGTAAAAATGTTTGGTGAAGATTTTATAGAAATTGTTATTGAAGGAGATACTTTTGATGATGCTTTTAATGCAGCAAAATTAGAATGTGATGCAAAAAACAAAACGTTTATTCATCCTTTTAATGATGAAAAAGTAATTGAAGGCCAAGCAACAGTTGGGTTAGAAATTTTAAATCAAACTGATAAAAAAATAGATTATGTTTTTGTTCCAATTGGAGGAGGAGGTTTGTCATCAGGATTATCAACTGTATTTAAAGAAATATCACCAGAAACAAAAATTATTGGAGTAGAACCAGAAGGTGCACCTTCTATGCAAACATCAATAAGAAATAAACAAAATACCACTTTAGAAAAAATAGATTCTTTTGTGGATGGAGCAGCAGTTAAAAGAGTGGGCGATTTAAACTTTGCTATTTGTCAGCAGAACTTAGATGAAGTAATTACGGTTCCTGAAGGTAAAATTTGTCAGACAATTTTAGATTTATATAACAAAGACGCAATTGTAGTAGAGCCTGCAGGAGCATTAAGTATTGCTGCTTTAGATTTATTTGCTGATAAAATTAAAGGTAAAAACGTAGTTTGTGTTGTAAGTGGCAGTAATAATGATATTACAAGAACAGCAGAAATTAAAGAAAGGGCATTGTTGTTTGCGAATTTAAAACATTATTTTATTATAAAGTTTCCTCAAAGAGCCGGAGCTTTAAAAGAATTTGTAGCAGAAATTTTAGGTCCTAATGATGATATTACACACTTTGAATATACTAAGAAAACCAATAGAGAAAATGGTGCTGCAGTTGTTGGTTTAGAGTTAAAAACTTCTCAAGATTTAGCCCCTTTAATTAAAAGAATGAAAGCGCGTAATTTCTTTGGCGACTACTTAAATGATAAGCCAGATCTATTTCAATTTTTAGTTTAA
- the nusA gene encoding transcription termination factor NusA yields MENIALIDSFSEFKDNKSIDRVTLMSILEEVFRAALKRKFGSDDNFDIIINPDKGDLEIWRNRIVVADGFSEDDNEEIELAEARLIEPDFEIGEDVSEEVKLIDLGRRAILALRQNLISKIYEHDSTNIFKQFKELEGELYSAEVHHIRHNAIILLDDDGNEIVLPKSEQIRSDFFRKGDSVRGVIKSVELRGNKPAIILSRTSPSFLNKLFEQEIPEVFDGLITVEGVARIPGEKAKVAVDSYDDRIDPVGACVGVKGSRIHGIVRELGNENIDVINYTKNEQLYISRALSPAKVTSMEIEMYDEEKNGKKGRVSVLLKPEEVSKAIGRGGVNIRLASELTGYEIDVKREGLEEEDVELTEFVDEIEDWVIKEFKKIGLDTARSVLETNVEELVKRTDLEEETILDVQRILKEEFED; encoded by the coding sequence ATGGAAAATATAGCGTTAATTGATTCGTTTTCAGAATTTAAAGATAATAAGAGTATAGACAGAGTAACTTTAATGTCTATTTTGGAAGAAGTTTTTAGGGCTGCCTTAAAGCGTAAGTTTGGATCTGATGATAATTTTGATATTATTATTAATCCAGATAAGGGGGATTTAGAGATTTGGAGAAATAGAATTGTTGTTGCAGATGGTTTTTCTGAAGATGATAATGAAGAGATAGAGCTTGCTGAAGCAAGGTTAATTGAGCCAGATTTTGAAATTGGTGAAGATGTTTCTGAAGAAGTAAAATTAATAGATTTAGGAAGAAGAGCTATTTTGGCATTACGTCAGAACTTAATTTCTAAAATTTACGAACACGATAGTACAAATATCTTTAAGCAATTTAAAGAGTTAGAAGGAGAGTTATATAGTGCAGAAGTTCATCACATTCGTCATAATGCAATTATTTTGTTAGATGATGATGGGAATGAAATTGTATTACCAAAAAGTGAGCAAATTCGTTCAGATTTCTTCAGAAAAGGAGATTCTGTTAGAGGCGTTATTAAATCGGTAGAATTAAGAGGAAATAAACCAGCAATTATACTTTCAAGAACATCACCTTCTTTCTTAAACAAATTGTTTGAACAAGAGATTCCTGAAGTTTTTGATGGTTTAATTACTGTTGAAGGAGTTGCAAGAATTCCTGGTGAAAAAGCAAAAGTAGCGGTAGATTCTTATGATGATAGAATTGATCCTGTTGGAGCTTGTGTTGGGGTAAAAGGTTCAAGAATACACGGAATTGTACGTGAATTAGGTAATGAAAACATTGATGTTATCAATTATACTAAAAACGAACAACTATATATTTCTAGAGCATTAAGTCCGGCTAAAGTAACTTCTATGGAAATAGAAATGTACGATGAAGAAAAGAATGGTAAAAAAGGACGTGTAAGCGTGCTTTTAAAACCAGAAGAAGTTTCTAAAGCGATTGGTAGAGGCGGTGTAAATATCCGTTTGGCAAGTGAGTTAACAGGATATGAGATCGATGTTAAGAGAGAAGGTTTAGAAGAAGAAGATGTTGAGTTAACAGAGTTTGTTGATGAAATTGAAGATTGGGTAATTAAAGAATTCAAAAAAATTGGTTTAGATACTGCAAGAAGCGTATTAGAAACTAATGTTGAAGAGTTAGTTAAAAGAACTGATTTAGAAGAAGAAACTATTTTAGATGTTCAGAGAATTTTGAAAGAAGAATTTGAAGACTAA
- the ilvN gene encoding acetolactate synthase small subunit: protein MNTEKQLFAISVYTENNIGLLNRISAIFQRRHINIESINSSPSEIEGISKFTIVVSMTEVNIKKIIGQIEKQVEVIKAYYHDLDEVIYQISGLFKIKSELLFEERQIQNIIKESNARIVTVNKDFFVLEKSGKKEEIVALYNQLSIFGIMQYTRSGLIAVTKEEMKISTLLETYNN, encoded by the coding sequence ATGAATACAGAAAAACAATTATTTGCAATATCTGTTTATACAGAAAATAATATTGGATTGTTGAATAGGATTTCAGCAATTTTCCAAAGAAGACACATCAACATAGAGAGTATAAATAGTTCTCCATCAGAAATTGAAGGCATTTCTAAATTTACAATTGTTGTAAGTATGACAGAGGTAAATATTAAGAAAATTATTGGTCAAATAGAGAAGCAAGTAGAAGTTATTAAAGCCTACTATCATGATCTAGATGAGGTTATCTATCAAATTTCAGGATTGTTTAAAATTAAATCTGAATTATTGTTTGAAGAACGTCAAATTCAAAATATAATTAAAGAAAGTAATGCTAGAATTGTTACTGTAAATAAAGACTTTTTTGTTCTAGAAAAATCTGGTAAAAAAGAAGAAATAGTAGCGTTATACAATCAATTAAGTATTTTTGGTATTATGCAATATACCCGTTCTGGTTTAATTGCAGTTACTAAAGAAGAAATGAAAATATCAACATTGTTAGAAACATACAACAACTAA
- a CDS encoding universal stress protein, whose product MNKILVPIDFSKTSEYAAKMAARIAEKSESKIYLLHMIELPNGVVGMGTASRFSIPESMLYLRKIKARVLEFKEQFFSENIDIQYAIILQNPFEGIQKYAAKIEANLIVMGSKGQSEFEEIMIGSNTEKVVRTSTIPVIVVKRDDKKFKLKNLVFASNFKKENKDVFNKVIDFANQFNSKIHLLKVNTPSNFESTHDAQEKVKNFIKDYNLPKHTINIYNDTSVEKGILNFSRDINSDLIALCTHGRSGLSHLFTGSVTKSLSKNALKPMLTIKV is encoded by the coding sequence ATGAATAAAATACTAGTTCCCATCGATTTTTCTAAAACATCTGAATATGCAGCAAAAATGGCAGCAAGAATTGCTGAAAAATCTGAGAGTAAAATATATCTTTTGCATATGATAGAACTACCTAACGGTGTTGTAGGTATGGGTACAGCAAGCAGGTTTAGCATTCCTGAAAGCATGTTATATTTAAGAAAAATAAAAGCACGTGTATTAGAGTTTAAAGAGCAATTTTTTTCAGAAAACATAGATATTCAATACGCTATTATACTACAAAACCCTTTTGAAGGCATTCAAAAATATGCCGCTAAAATTGAAGCAAACCTTATTGTAATGGGCTCAAAAGGTCAATCAGAATTTGAAGAAATAATGATTGGTTCTAATACAGAAAAGGTAGTAAGAACCTCTACAATACCTGTAATTGTAGTAAAAAGAGATGATAAAAAATTCAAATTAAAAAACTTGGTTTTTGCTTCCAACTTTAAAAAAGAAAATAAAGATGTTTTTAATAAGGTTATTGATTTTGCGAACCAATTTAACAGTAAAATTCATTTATTAAAAGTAAATACTCCTTCAAATTTTGAAAGCACACATGATGCTCAAGAAAAGGTGAAAAATTTTATTAAAGACTATAATTTACCTAAACACACAATAAATATTTACAATGATACTTCTGTAGAAAAAGGGATTTTAAATTTCTCTAGAGACATTAATTCAGATCTAATTGCTTTATGTACACATGGTAGAAGTGGCTTGTCTCATTTATTTACTGGTAGCGTTACTAAAAGCCTATCTAAAAATGCTTTAAAACCAATGTTAACCATTAAAGTCTAG
- a CDS encoding NADP-dependent glyceraldehyde-3-phosphate dehydrogenase, giving the protein MKKQFTEIPEVYKIKSLLHQKTYLVNGELKEWKGDVTEVYSTISSTKEYKPTLLGTVPNLTEDQALEALSSAYKSYDKGQGLWPTMRVVDRIECMEEFAEQMKTKREEVVKLLMWEIGKSLPDSEKEFDRTVEYIYDTIEDYKKMDRNSAKFEKNSGVHAHIRRGPLGVVLCLGPYNYPLNETFALLIPALIMGNTAVFKPAKHGVLLLSPLMEAFQNSFPEGVVNIIYGRGRVLATPIMKTGKVDVLALIGNSKSANAIQENHPFKNRLRLVLGLEAKNPGIVLPDADLDLAIDECLSGATSFNGQRCTALKILYVHEHIVDKFNKRFAARVDALKFGNPWEKDVKLTPLPEPGKPAYIQELIDDATAKGAKVINKKGGETTDNYIFPSVLYPVSKDMRVFQEEQFGPVTPIVSFKNIQEPLDDMAESNYGQQVSVFGSEVKTLAPLIDTLVNLVCRVNLNTAAQRGPDVYPFTGRKDSAVATLSVHDALRTFSIRTFVASKDTPYNNAILAELLEKKTSNFISTDYIL; this is encoded by the coding sequence ATGAAAAAACAATTTACAGAGATTCCAGAAGTATATAAAATAAAATCACTTTTACATCAAAAAACGTATTTAGTTAATGGTGAGTTAAAAGAGTGGAAAGGTGATGTTACAGAAGTGTATTCTACAATTTCATCAACTAAAGAATACAAGCCAACTTTATTAGGTACTGTGCCAAACTTAACTGAAGACCAAGCTTTAGAAGCATTAAGTTCTGCTTATAAATCTTATGATAAAGGGCAAGGTTTGTGGCCGACAATGAGGGTTGTAGATAGAATTGAATGTATGGAGGAGTTTGCAGAGCAAATGAAAACCAAACGTGAAGAAGTTGTAAAGTTGTTAATGTGGGAGATTGGAAAATCGTTGCCAGATTCTGAAAAAGAATTTGATAGAACTGTAGAATATATCTACGATACGATTGAGGATTACAAGAAAATGGATAGAAATTCTGCTAAGTTTGAGAAAAATAGTGGAGTTCATGCACATATTAGACGTGGCCCCTTAGGCGTTGTGTTGTGTTTAGGACCTTATAATTACCCGTTAAATGAAACTTTTGCATTGTTGATTCCTGCTTTAATTATGGGAAATACGGCTGTTTTTAAACCAGCAAAACATGGAGTTCTATTATTATCTCCTTTAATGGAAGCTTTTCAGAATAGTTTTCCAGAAGGTGTAGTAAATATAATTTATGGTAGAGGTAGAGTTTTAGCTACACCTATAATGAAAACAGGTAAAGTAGATGTACTGGCTTTAATAGGAAACAGTAAATCTGCAAATGCTATTCAGGAAAATCATCCTTTTAAAAATAGATTACGTTTAGTTTTAGGTTTAGAAGCTAAAAATCCAGGAATTGTTTTACCAGATGCAGATTTAGATTTGGCTATTGATGAATGTCTGTCTGGAGCAACTTCTTTTAACGGACAACGTTGTACAGCTTTAAAAATATTGTACGTTCATGAGCATATTGTTGATAAATTTAACAAACGATTTGCAGCAAGAGTTGATGCATTAAAATTTGGAAACCCTTGGGAAAAAGACGTAAAATTAACACCTTTACCAGAACCAGGAAAGCCTGCATATATTCAAGAATTAATTGATGATGCCACTGCAAAAGGTGCAAAAGTAATTAATAAAAAAGGGGGTGAAACTACAGATAATTATATTTTTCCATCAGTTTTATATCCGGTATCTAAAGATATGAGAGTGTTTCAAGAAGAGCAATTTGGACCAGTCACTCCAATTGTTTCTTTTAAAAATATTCAAGAGCCTTTAGATGATATGGCAGAATCGAACTACGGACAACAAGTAAGTGTTTTTGGAAGTGAAGTAAAAACGTTAGCACCATTAATAGATACTTTAGTTAATTTAGTATGTAGAGTAAATTTAAACACTGCTGCACAAAGAGGGCCAGATGTATATCCGTTTACAGGAAGAAAAGATTCAGCAGTTGCTACCTTAAGTGTGCATGATGCTTTACGTACCTTTTCTATAAGAACTTTTGTAGCTTCTAAAGATACTCCTTATAATAATGCAATTTTGGCAGAGTTATTAGAAAAGAAAACATCTAATTTTATTAGTACAGATTATATTCTTTAA
- the ilvC gene encoding ketol-acid reductoisomerase has product MSNYFNTLTLREKLGQLGKCRFMDASEFEDGVNALLGKKIVIVGCGAQGLNQGLNMRDSGLDISYTLRKAAIDQKRESFMNASSNGFTVGTYEELLPSADLVINLTPDKQHTNVVKTVMPLMKKGATLSYSHGFNIVEEGMQIRKDLTVIMVAPKCPGSEVREEYKRGFGVPTLTAVHPENDPEGKGWAQAKAYAVATGGNRAGVLESSFVAEVKSDLMGEQTILCGLLQTGAILSFDKMVEEGIEPGYAAKLIQYGWETVTEALKHGGITNMMDRLSNPAKVEAFRLSEELKDIMRPLFQKHMDDIMTGHFSQTMMEDWANDDKNLLTWRAATGETAFEKQQVTNQEISEQEYFDHGTLLVAFVRAGVELAFEAMTESGIIEASAYYESLHETPLIANTIARMKLAEMNRVISDTAEYGCYLFDHACKPLLTDFMKTVDTNIIGKKFTDSNDVDNKELIRINAIIRNHPVEIVGAKLRASMTAMKVIKSA; this is encoded by the coding sequence ATGTCAAATTATTTTAACACATTAACATTAAGAGAGAAATTAGGTCAATTAGGGAAATGTAGGTTTATGGATGCTTCAGAATTTGAAGATGGTGTAAACGCATTATTAGGAAAGAAAATTGTTATTGTAGGTTGTGGTGCCCAAGGTTTAAACCAAGGTTTAAATATGAGGGATTCTGGTTTAGATATTTCTTACACGTTAAGAAAAGCAGCAATTGACCAAAAAAGGGAGTCTTTTATGAATGCTTCTTCTAATGGATTTACAGTTGGTACGTATGAAGAGTTATTGCCAAGTGCAGATTTGGTGATTAACTTAACACCAGATAAGCAACACACAAATGTTGTAAAAACGGTAATGCCATTAATGAAAAAAGGAGCAACATTAAGCTATTCTCATGGTTTTAACATTGTTGAAGAAGGAATGCAAATTCGTAAAGATTTAACGGTAATTATGGTGGCACCAAAATGTCCCGGATCTGAAGTTAGAGAAGAATATAAAAGAGGATTTGGAGTACCAACTTTAACTGCAGTTCACCCAGAAAATGATCCTGAAGGAAAAGGATGGGCACAAGCAAAGGCATATGCAGTTGCAACTGGAGGTAACAGAGCAGGGGTTTTAGAGTCTTCTTTTGTTGCTGAAGTAAAATCTGATTTAATGGGAGAGCAAACTATTTTATGTGGTTTGTTACAAACAGGAGCAATTTTATCTTTTGATAAAATGGTTGAAGAAGGAATTGAGCCAGGTTATGCTGCTAAATTAATTCAATATGGTTGGGAAACGGTAACTGAAGCTTTAAAGCATGGTGGTATCACTAATATGATGGATAGATTGTCTAATCCTGCTAAAGTTGAAGCTTTTAGATTATCTGAGGAATTAAAAGATATTATGCGTCCATTATTTCAAAAACATATGGATGATATTATGACAGGTCATTTCTCTCAAACAATGATGGAAGACTGGGCTAATGATGATAAAAACTTATTAACTTGGAGAGCTGCAACAGGAGAAACTGCATTTGAAAAACAACAAGTTACAAATCAAGAAATTTCTGAACAAGAATATTTTGACCATGGAACTTTATTAGTTGCTTTTGTAAGAGCTGGTGTAGAATTAGCTTTTGAGGCTATGACAGAATCTGGTATTATTGAAGCTTCTGCTTATTATGAATCTTTACACGAAACGCCATTAATTGCAAATACAATTGCAAGAATGAAATTGGCCGAAATGAACCGTGTAATTTCTGATACTGCAGAATATGGTTGTTACTTATTTGATCATGCTTGTAAGCCTTTATTAACTGATTTTATGAAAACAGTTGATACAAATATTATTGGTAAGAAGTTTACAGATTCTAATGATGTTGATAATAAAGAGTTAATTAGAATTAATGCGATTATTAGAAATCATCCAGTAGAAATTGTAGGTGCAAAATTAAGAGCTTCTATGACAGCAATGAAAGTGATAAAATCTGCATAA
- the rimP gene encoding ribosome assembly cofactor RimP, translating into MNETKVRDFIDEALALNESLYLINFEISTNNKIQIVVDGDNGVPLSECIRISRSVDSNFDREEEDFSLEVSTPDIAHPLKVNRQYVKNINRILKVKTAEAEFEGTLVEADDEKIVLNWKAREPKPIGKGKVTVSKAATISYKEIIEAKVKIVF; encoded by the coding sequence ATGAACGAAACTAAGGTAAGAGATTTTATTGACGAGGCGTTAGCGCTTAATGAGTCATTGTATTTGATAAATTTTGAAATATCCACTAATAACAAAATTCAAATTGTTGTAGATGGAGATAATGGTGTTCCTTTAAGTGAGTGTATTAGGATTAGTAGAAGCGTAGATAGTAATTTTGATAGAGAAGAAGAAGATTTTTCACTTGAAGTTTCTACACCAGATATTGCACATCCCTTAAAAGTGAATAGACAGTATGTAAAAAATATCAACAGAATTCTAAAAGTTAAAACTGCAGAAGCAGAATTTGAAGGGACTTTGGTAGAAGCAGATGATGAAAAGATAGTTTTAAATTGGAAGGCTAGAGAACCAAAACCAATAGGTAAAGGAAAAGTTACTGTAAGTAAGGCAGCAACTATTTCATATAAAGAGATTATAGAAGCAAAAGTGAAGATTGTATTTTAA
- the ilvB gene encoding biosynthetic-type acetolactate synthase large subunit, which translates to METQTIKNTKKSTKTTERISGSEAIVRCLIEEGVKILYGYPGGAIMPVYDELYKYQDKIHHVLTRHEQGATHSAQGYARISGNVGVAMATSGPGATNLITGIADAQIDSTPMVCITGQVSSHLLGSDAFQETDIVGISTPVTKWNCQVTRASQIPEAIAKAFYIAKSGRPGPVLVDITKDAQFEEFDFLYEKCTKVRSYVPIPKTDIKSVEAAAKLINEAKKPFVVWGQGIILSEAEEALKAVIEKAGIPAAWTILGASAIPTSHPLNVGMVGMHGNYAPNVLTNECDVLIAIGMRFDDRVTGKLDEYATQAKVIHFEIDPSEVDKNVKSDVAVLGDAKASLELILPLINENSHTEWHQNFKDLYAIEYEKVIKGDLYPTKEGLTMGEVLKEINIQSKGEAAIVSDVGQHQMIACRYAEFNQTKSNITSGGLGTMGFGLPAAIGAKMAAPEREVVSISGDGGYQMTIQELGTIFQQKAAVKIVVLNNDFLGMVRQWQQLFFDKRYASTEMVNPNFVAIAEGYYIKARKVTKREDLAEAVAEMMASKEAYFLEVCVEKEGNVFPMVPSGASVSDIRLE; encoded by the coding sequence ATGGAAACGCAAACCATAAAAAACACAAAAAAATCTACTAAAACTACAGAACGTATTTCTGGTAGCGAGGCAATTGTTAGATGTCTTATAGAAGAAGGAGTTAAGATTTTATACGGGTATCCTGGAGGGGCAATTATGCCTGTTTATGATGAGTTGTATAAATATCAAGATAAAATTCATCACGTATTAACACGTCATGAACAAGGAGCAACACATTCGGCCCAAGGTTATGCACGTATTTCTGGTAATGTTGGAGTTGCAATGGCAACTTCTGGACCAGGAGCAACAAATTTAATAACAGGTATTGCAGATGCACAGATAGATTCTACACCAATGGTGTGTATAACGGGTCAAGTTTCTTCTCATTTATTAGGAAGTGATGCATTTCAAGAAACAGATATTGTAGGTATTTCTACTCCAGTTACAAAATGGAACTGTCAAGTAACAAGAGCTTCTCAAATTCCTGAAGCAATTGCAAAAGCTTTTTACATTGCAAAAAGTGGAAGACCAGGACCTGTTTTGGTTGATATTACAAAAGATGCGCAATTTGAAGAGTTTGATTTTTTATATGAAAAATGTACTAAAGTAAGAAGTTATGTGCCTATTCCTAAAACAGATATAAAATCTGTTGAAGCAGCTGCAAAATTAATAAATGAAGCAAAAAAACCATTTGTGGTTTGGGGGCAAGGTATTATTTTAAGTGAAGCTGAAGAAGCACTTAAAGCCGTAATAGAAAAGGCAGGAATTCCTGCTGCTTGGACAATTTTAGGGGCTTCTGCTATTCCTACTTCTCATCCTTTAAATGTTGGTATGGTTGGTATGCATGGTAATTATGCGCCAAATGTGTTAACAAATGAATGTGATGTTTTAATTGCAATTGGAATGCGATTTGATGATCGTGTTACTGGTAAATTAGATGAATATGCAACACAGGCAAAAGTGATTCATTTTGAAATAGATCCTTCAGAAGTTGATAAAAATGTAAAATCGGATGTTGCTGTTTTAGGAGATGCTAAAGCAAGTTTAGAGTTAATTTTACCGTTAATAAATGAAAATTCTCATACAGAATGGCATCAAAATTTTAAAGATTTATATGCCATTGAATATGAAAAAGTAATAAAGGGCGACTTGTACCCAACCAAAGAAGGGTTAACAATGGGGGAAGTTTTAAAAGAAATAAATATTCAGAGTAAAGGTGAAGCTGCAATCGTATCAGATGTTGGGCAGCATCAAATGATTGCTTGTAGATATGCAGAATTCAACCAAACAAAAAGTAATATTACTTCTGGTGGATTAGGAACTATGGGCTTTGGCTTACCTGCAGCGATTGGTGCTAAAATGGCAGCTCCAGAACGTGAAGTAGTTTCAATTTCTGGTGATGGAGGTTACCAAATGACAATTCAAGAATTAGGTACAATTTTTCAGCAAAAAGCAGCTGTAAAAATAGTAGTTTTAAATAACGACTTTTTAGGAATGGTGCGTCAATGGCAACAGTTGTTTTTTGATAAACGCTATGCATCAACAGAAATGGTAAATCCAAATTTTGTTGCAATTGCAGAAGGGTATTATATAAAAGCAAGAAAAGTTACAAAACGTGAAGATTTAGCAGAGGCTGTTGCAGAAATGATGGCAAGTAAAGAAGCGTATTTCTTAGAAGTTTGTGTAGAGAAAGAGGGTAATGTATTTCCAATGGTTCCTTCAGGAGCAAGTGTTTCAGATATAAGATTAGAGTAA